The DNA sequence GAATGTTGTTCTTTACAGTGGTTTCATCTGCTCCTTTTTTAAGTTTAAATTCGATGGCTGAAATTTGATTGGGCTTATAATTTAAAAGGTGTTGAGCCAAATCAATTGGGGCATAGATATAATTGTCGTTTAAGGTTTCATTGATATCAAAAATACCAACATTAACTGTTTTTACGGTATTATAGATGTCCTTAATTGAAGAGAATTGTCCTTTTCCAGGTTTAGGAACATAAATATTGGCGGCTTTGGAAAAATCTAATACACCGTAAGATAAATTTCTTGAAATGCCCCAGCCAATAACAATTTGATTGGAACCTTGAGTAAACCATGAGCCTTGAACAATTACAGAATCCATTTGATTAACCTGATTAAAATGGGCATCTACCCCTTTTAATATGGCTAAATAATCTTTATTATCAGAAGTAATAAGTACCCGATCTTCAATGACTTTGGAAAATAGTGTAATATCACTTAAGGCATTTAATTTAGCAAGGTTGTCCTCGCTAATTATAAAAGATTTTCCAGTAATGGTTTCAGCTTTTAAATCTGGGTCTACAATATTAGAAAATTGAAGTGTAAAGTCTTTTAATCCAGCAAAACCAGCAAGAACAATAAATAGAGAAGCAGCACCAACTATTACACCAACTGCCGCTATAATGGTTATAAAATTTATGGCATTGTTGCTGCTTTTGGAGCGTAAATATCGTTTGGCTATGTATAGCGCAAAATTCACTTAAGATTTTTTACGTTTGTCTAATAAAGAAGGGTCTTGCAATGGGTTTTCTTTACCTTTTAAAGACTTGTCTATTTGGTCAATATACTCTAAAGAGTCGTCAATAAAAAATTCTAAACTTGGCATGCGTCGTAATTGCTGCTTGGTACGTTGTGCTATTTCATGTTTTATAAGTGGTGTGTTGGATTTAATACCCTTTAAAAGTTCTATACCCTTATTATTAGGAAAAATACTTAAATATACTTTAGCTACGGATAAATCTACCGTAACTTTTACTTTAGATACAGAAATTAATACGCCTCTCAAACCACCATCGGTTGCTGCTTTTTGAAGCACATCGGCCAAATCGTTTTGTAATACAGATGCTATTTTTTTTTGTCTTTGACTTTCCTCTACGTTACTCATGTTTTATACCTGTTAAAGGTTTAGTATGCAAAAATAGTTGTTATTCTATGAATATATTGATTTTTATGGTAGTTTTAAGTAAAATATGTGTTTAATTTCGATTTGTAATGTTATGAGATTTTGAATAAAATTGAAAGATTCCATTTTTTATAAGAAATGATATATGAAAAAGAGGAAATTGTTGTTATCATAGGTTATTAAAGGTTTTTTAACATAAAATAAACAAATGTTGTATTAATTGAATATTGTCATGAGATAAAGCATTATTTTTCTTGCTAACAAATAAAATAAATAGTAATATTGCACTCCAATTTTGAGTTTATAACTTGTTTTGAACAAATCAAAATAGCAGTAAAAATCAAAATGGTCCTATAGCTCAGTTGGTTAGAGCACCTGACTCATAATCAGGTGGTCCATGGTTCGAGTCCATGTGGGACCACAAGTAAATTAAAGCACTTACAAGTTTATTGTAGGTGCTTTTTTTAATAAAAAAGCAACGTTTTTTTACTGTTATCTCAATTATTTAAGGTTTTAAGAAATTTTTTAAACCACTTACCTGAAGCTTTGATGAATCGTTTTTGTGTTGAAAAATCAACATAAACTAATCCAAATCTGGGACGGTATCCTTCAGCCCATTCAAAATTATCAGTAAAAGTCCATGCAAAATAGCCTTCCACATTTAACCCATCTTGTTTTGCTTTGTAAACTTGTTGTAAATAGGTTTGAAAGTAATTAAGTCTATCAACATCATGAATTTCTCCATTTTGCAATATGTCATTAAAGGCTGCGCCATTTTCAGTGATGATAATTTTTTTAATGCTTTTATATTGGTTGAATTGCTTAATCATGTTATAAATACTGGGAGGGTAAACTTCCCAATCCATTAAGGTAGTTTTTACATTTCGATTGGAGGCCTTTACAATTTTTGAATAAATATAAGGTACATAGTAACTGTGTTTTATAACTTCACGTGTGTAGTTTTGAACACCTATAAAATCGAATTCAAATTTTGCATTTTCCATGTCATTTGGATGCACGTAAGTTTTAATTTGTTTTAAAACAGGTACTTTTTCTGTTGGATAACCTAAACCTAATACGGGTTCAATAAAAAGCCTATTGAGAAGTGCATCTGCTTTTTTGACAGCAAAAATATCCTTTTTTGTATTTCTGTAAGGTGTAACTTCAGAGCATGAAAATGTTGTGCCAATAACACTGTTTGGAATTAGATTTCGTAAAATACGTCCACCTAAAGCTTGGCATAAAACAGCATGATGTATTGCGGGTAAAAATTTTTTTAATCTTTTTTGTCCAGGAGCATGCACTCCTAAAAAGTAACCTGCTCCTGTAAATACCATAGGTTCGTTCAATACCATCCAATGTTTAACACGGTCGCCAAATTGTTTAGCGCAAAGGCTGGCATAGTTTTCAAACCATTCTAAAATATCTCTGTTAGTCCAGCCTCCTTTTTCTTCAAGGGCTTGTGGTAAATCCCAATGATATAAGGTTATCCATGGAGTAATGTTGCATTCTAAACAAAAATCAATAACTCGATTGTAAAAATTAATACCCTCTAAATTAATCTCTCCTTCGCCATTGGGAATAAGTCTTGACCAAGAAAGTGAAAACCTGAAATTGGGGATATTCATAGATTTCATAAGAAGAATATCTTCTTTGTATTTATGGTAAAAATCAACAGCAGTATTGGCATTTTCATTTTGTTGAATTGCACCTTTTTTTGTTGTAAAAACGTCCCAAATAGAAACTCCTTTTCCATCAATATTATGAGCGCCTTCAATTTGGTATGCAGCGGTTGATACTCCCCAAACAAAATTGTTACCGAAATCCCTAGCTTTTAATTTAAAAGTTGATTGTTTAGTTTTTTTCGTCATTTTAATTTATTAAGCAATGCACTCTTGGAGTAATTGGTTAATAATTTGCTCTGTCATGTCTGGATAATTTACTTCAATAATGGAGTCTGTTTCTGTCCATTCAATAAGTGTCTTAAGGTGTTTTTTCTTTAATGATTTTATAACCGGTACTCCCATTTGTTTAAGAGCAGCGGCATTACATTGTTGTTCGTACTGACCTTTCATAGGTATAACCATTAGTTTTTTCTTCATAAATAATGCTTCAGCTGGAGTTTCAAAACCAGCACCACACAAAATACCTTTGCTATTTGCCATGCTCTTTACAAAAGCTTCATTGTTTATGGGTTGAATAGTAATATTGTTATCTGTAATTATTTTTTTATTGTGCTTAGAAAACACTTCCCATTTAGTATTTTTTATTTTAGACAGTATTTTTAATATTTTATCATCCCCATAAGAAGGTAAATAAACTGTATAATAATCTAATGTATTACAAACTATATTTCGAATATCTTGCCTAATAACTGGTGTGAATATATGCTCTTGATATGCTTTAAAATGAAATCCGAATTGTTTGGTAGTTGGGGCGTATTTTTTTAAGATAAATTTCCCTAAACGATCTTTCTTGAATGGTTTAGGTGCATTTAAAGATAGTACGGCAGCTTGGTGACTTAAGCTTACACAGGGTTTGTTTTTCAGTTTACATGCCCATGCTGAAACAGGTTCAAAATCATTTATAATTAAGTCGTATTTTTCAATAGGAAGGCTGTTTATTTCTTTTTGAAGTCTATTGGTATTAGCTCTTAAATACGTTTTCCACATATTAACACCTCCTTGTTTTCCAAATATAAAACTCAGTCCTTTTAATTGATAGGTTATAGGGTAAGGGATATCAATATCCGCCTGAGTGCCACTAACAAGAATATCTAATTCTATTTGTTTTTTTTGAAGAATAGGAATAATGTCGCGTGCCCTGCTTAGGTGTCCATTTCCAGTACCTTGAATGGCGTATAAAACTTTCATAGATTTATGATAGAGTTTAAAATAATTAAAAATTATTTTTCGATAATGTTTTTTCCGAATTGAAATTCTTTTATTAAGTTTTGAAAAAGTGCTTTGCTTTCAAGGATTTGATCTTCTTCCAATTCTTCTTCAAAATTATTTTTTGAATTTTGATAAAAAGCAGGGTCTTCTTCAAAAGAATATAGTGCCCATTTGCTGTCATTGAATTCTAAAGCCGTTAAATTTTCAATCCAATCTCCAGAATTAAGATATATAACTGAACCGTTTTCTGATTTAATTTTTTTTATTTCTGGCTGATGAATATGTCCACAAATTACATAGTCATAATTGTTTTCTATGGCAATATCAGCAGCAATTTGTTCAAAATTATTGATAAATTTAACAGCGGATTTTACACTATTTTTGATTTTTTTAGACATGGATATGGGGGCTCCGCCAAATTTTATTGAAAAATAATTAATAGCACTATTTAATAGAATTAACGAATCATAACCAACTGCTCCTAACTTGGCAATCCATTTGGAATGTTGCATAGTAACATCAAACACATCTCCATGGAATATCCATGTTTTTTTACCGTGAATTTCTAAAAGTAATTTGTTTACTATTTTAAATGAACCAAGTTCAAAACCTACAAATTTTCTTAACATTTCATCATGGTTTCCTGTAATGTACTCTACAGTTATGCCATTGGCAATCCATTTCATGATAAGTTTTATAACTTTCATATGTGACTTTGGCCAGTAACGTTTATTGAATTGCCAAATATCTATAATATCACCATTTAAAATGACCCTTTTAGGATTAATAGATTTTAAGTATTTATGTAGCTCTTTTGCTCTACAACCATAGGTTCCTAAATGAACATCAGATATGACTACTATATCAACATCTCTTTTTGTCATAAGATTGGTAGTTTATACGTTGAATTTTGGAGAGGATAGGTAACTACGATACGTAAGTGAAAAAAAATTACTACCGCAACTGATAGAAAAATCTGAAATAATGTCATGTAGTTATATTACAATTAACAAAATTAGAGTGTTTTGTCAATACTATTGTAACCCTTGTTTTAACCTTTGGTTAAGGGAGTGTTATTTGTTAATTTTAGGATAACACTTTTCTTAAATAACAGTTAATGGTTGCTGTTTAATATTTATATCATTTATAATAAGAGAGATATTCTTTTATATTTGTTTTTTATAACATTTGAGTAATTTTTTATAAAAACATAATTTTTTTGAAATAATAGCGTTTTTATTGAGAATTGAAGCAAAATACACCTTGCATTTTGTCGATTCTTTTTGTTGTTTCGTGGGTGTTTTTTTTTGAAAAAAGAAATATTATTTTTGATGACTCACTATTTTTTATACATTTGTTTCCAAATGACAATACAAAATAAAAGAACTTTAGCCTCAATCTTATTTGTATTAATAAGTTTTGTATGTATGCACGCTCAATCAGGTAATGAGCCTCCAGTTCCATTACCACCAGGTCCACCGCCTCCAGGTGCTCCAATAGATGGAGGTGTGTTATTTTTAGCTTGCGCTGCGTTAATTTATGGTGCTAAAAAAATGATTAAAAAATAATTTTTTAGTTGTTTAAACTCATAAGTTTCGTTACGTATTTTCCTAAAACATCAAATTCTAAATTTACAACCGTTCCTTTTTTAAAGGAATTAAAGTTTGTATGCTTGTAAGTAAATGGTATAATGGCTACGCTAAAACTATCTTTTTGAGAATTAACAACCGTTAAACTAGTTCCATTAACGGTTATAGAACCTTTTTCAATAGTTATATTATTGAATTTGGAGTTGTAACTAAATGTAAAAACCCAACTTCCATTAGTTTCTTCTATATTGGTGCAAATAGCTGTTTGGTCTACATGGCCTTGTACAATATGGCCATCTAACCTATCACCAAGTTTCATCGCCCGTTCTAAGTTTACCTTATCATTTATACTAAGGTGTTGTAGATTTGTTTTTTCTAAGGTTTCTTTGATTGCTGTAACGGTGTATTCGTCATTATTTATAGCCACCACAGTTAAGCAAACGCCATTGTGAGCAACACTTTGGTCAACTTTTAGCTCTGGAGCTAACCTGCTTTTTATAGAGATATGTAGATTGTCTAGATCTTTTTTTAAATTGGAAATCACGCCCATATCTTCAATAATTCCTGTAAACATATTATTATCTGTTTATTTAGTTAAATTTGTAGCATCAAAATTACAAACAAAAGTTATCAATTTTAATGAAGAACGCAGAAAATATAGTAGTTGGAATATCAATAGGTGACTTAAACGGCATTGGCAGTGAAATTGTTTTAAAAACTTTTGAAGATTCAAGAATGCTTGAATTTTGTACACCTGTAGTTTTTGCTTCAGCAAAAACTATGACTTTTTTAAAAAATCATTTTAATTCTGATGTTAGTTTTAATGGTATTAATGATATTAAGCAATTAATTTATGGAAAAATAAACGTGTTTAATTGTTGGAACAATGTTGTAAATATTGATTTTGGTAAAGAAGACCTTAAAATAGGTGAATATGCTATAAAATCATTGGAAGCGGCTACCAGAGCATTAAAAAATAACGATATTGATGTGCTGGTAACGGCGCCCATTAACAAGCATAATATTCAGTCGGATACATTTAAGTTTCCTGGGCATACAGATTATTTGGCTAAGGAGTTAGGGGGAAATAGTTTAATGTTTATGATAACAAATACTTTAAGGGTTGGTTTACTAACAGATCATGTGCCTGTTAAAGATATTGCAAATCATATTACATCAGATTTAATTCAACAAAAAATAAATACAGTTTATGAATCACTTCAACAAGATTTTAATATTTCAAGACCAAAAATAGCCGTTTTAGGTATTAACCCTCATACTGGGGATAATGGAGTTATAGGTATTGAAGACGATACTGTTTTAAGACCAACCTTAGAAAAAATTAAAGCATCAGGAAAATTAGTCTTTGGTCCCTATGCAGCAGATAGTTTTTTTGGTTCAAACAATTATAAAAACTTTGATACCATTATTGCTTCCTACCATGATCAAGGATTAATTCCTTTTAAAACGTTGTCGTTTGGTCAAGGTGTAAACTATACTGCGGGTTTAAATAAGGTTAGAACATCTCCAGACCATGGCACTGCTTATGAAATTGCAGGCAAAGGAATAGCTGATGAAAACTCATTTAAAGAAGCTGTTTTTGCTGCTATAGAAATATATAAAAATCGTTCTGAGTATGAGGAGCTTACTTCTAATCCCTTAAAAAAGGCAGCCAAAAATGAGCGTCGTTAAAGGCTTGGTTTTTAAACGAATTCTTAAAAAAAGACCTGAAATAAAGATATAAACAAAAAAATGTTTATAAGTAATGTGTCGTAAATAAAAATTTATATATTTGCAGGCTCAAAATAGATGTGATAATGAAGCCATTAAAAGAGTTTACAATTCCATTTGTAGGGTTAAAAATAGCGAAACATCAATTTGAGTATAAGGTAAATAAAACGTTCTTTGAGTATTTTGAGTATGAAGATTTTAATGATGTAAACATTAAAGTTGATTTAGTTTTAGAAAAAAAATCAACTTTATTAGAATTACATTTTAAAATATCAGGTACTGTTAATGTTAATTGTGATGTAACTAATGAGCCATTTAATCAAAGTGTTGAAAATGAGTTTGATTTAGTGGTAAAGTTTGGGGAGGAATATAATGATGAATATATTGATATTCTTATTGTTCCACATGGTACGTATGAAATTAATGTACAACAGTATATATATGAATTAACGGTGCTTGGAGTACCAACAAAGCGCGTGCACCCGGGTGTAGAAGACGGCACATTAAAATCAGACATACTTGAAAAATTAGAAGAATTAAGCCCAAAGCTTAAAGAAAATAAAGAAAAAGAAGAGGATATTGATCCTCGTTGGAATACATTAAAGAAACTATTAACGGATAAATAAACGAAAAAATGGCACATCCTAAAAGAAAAATCTCGAAAACGAGAAGAGATAAAAGAAGAACACACTACAAAGCAACTGCGCCACAGATTGCAACTTGCTCTGCAACAGGGGAAGCTCACTTATATCATAGAGCACACTGGTACGAAGGTAAATTATATTACAGAGGTCAAGTTTTAATTGACAATTCAGAAGCTGTAGAAAACGTAGCATAACTATTATGCATGCATATATTAAAACGCTCCAATGTGAGCGTTTTTTTTATGATATGTTTTTTCTATAAGCCAAAAACAACTTAATTTGCATCATAATTAGATTAGAATTTAGTATTTTTCAACAAGTTTTGAATGTTTTTGTCGGATTTTATTGAATTTTGGTCAATTTAACTAAATAAGGTATGAGTAAAATATCAGCAGCAATTACAGCTGTAGGAGGCTATGTTCCTGAATATGTGTTAACCAACCAAATTCTTGAAACAATGGTTGACACAAATGATGAATGGATAACGACACGAACAGGGATTAAAGAGCGTAGAATTCTTAAAGATGACGGTAAAGGAACTTCATATTTAGCTATTAAAGCGGCTCAAGATCTTATAAATAAAAAGGGAATTAACCCAAAAGACATAGAGCTTGTTATTGTTGCTACGGCAACACCAGACATGAAAGCGGCTTCAACAGCCTCTTTTACGGCTACAGAAATAGGCGCTATTAATGCGTTTTCATTTGATATGGATGCTGCTTGCTCTAGTTTTTTATATGGAATGTCAGTTGCAGCAAGTTATATTGAATCAGGAAGGTATAAAAATGTGCTCTTAATTGGAGCGGATAAAATGTCTTCTATCATTAATTATAAAGATCGAGCTACTTGTATTATTTTTGGAGATGGAGCAGGTGCTGTATTATTTGAACCAAATCAAGAAAATTTAGGATTTCAAGATGAATATTTAAGAAGTGATGGTTCAGGGCGCGAATTTTTACAAGCCACCTATGGAGGTTCTACATACCCTATAAATGTACAAGCTGTAGAAGAAGGCAGGCAATTTGCTTTTCAAGAAGGTAGAACAGTTTTTAAAAATGCTGTATTTAATATGGCTGATGCTGCCTCAAAAATTTTAGAAAGAAATAAATTAACAAACCATGACGTTGATTGGTTGGTAGCACATCAAGCAAATAAGCGTATTATTGACGCTACTGCAAACCGAATAAATTTAGAAGAGGAAAAAGTGATGATTAATATAGAAAAGTACGGTAATACTACATCGGCAACTTTACCGTTACTTTTATTTGATTATGAATCACAACTTAAAAAAGGAGATAAATTAATATTTGCTGCTTTTGGCGGCGGATTTAACTGGGGGTCCATTTATTTAACATGGGCATATAATTCAAATAATTAACCAAAAAAATACTAAGCCAATTATGGATATCAAAGAGATTCAAAACTTAATTAAGTTTGTTGCAAAATCAGGGGCAAGCGAGGTTAAATTAGAAATGGATGATATAAAAATCACCATAAGAACAGGGTCAGAATCAGACACAACAGCCATTCATTACACACCTGTTGCACCGCAAATTCCTCAAGCAACAGCACATGTAGCACAAGAAATGCCAGTACAAAATGTAGAAGCGCCAGCACCAGCTGCTGCCAGTGGATCAGATGATAACTCAAAATACATTACTATAAAGTCGCCAATAATTGGTACATTTTACAGAAAACCAGCTCCAGACAAACCACTATTTGTTGAAGTGGGACAAACTATTTCTGAAGGCGATGTGCTTTGTGTAATTGAGGCTATGAAACTTTTCAATGAAATTGAATCTGAGGTTTCTGGAAAAATAGTTAAAGTATTAGTTGATGATTCTTCTCCTGTAGAGTTTGACCAACCATTGTTTTTAGTAGACCCATCATAACTTGAAGTTTAAAGTTTAATGTTTATAAAGTTTAGAGACTGAGTGTTTCTAAATCTGTGAACAACTAAACCATAAACTCTTAAACTCTTAAAGATATGTTTAAAAAAATATTGATTGCCAACAGAGGAGAAATAGCACTACGTGTTATTAGAACCTGTAAAGAAATGGGTATTAAAACGGTGGCTGTATATTCTACTGCAGATGCAGAAAGTCTTCACGTTAAGTTTGCAGATGAAGCAGTTTGTATCGGTCCAGCATCCAGCGCACTTTCTTACTTAAAAATGTCCAATATTATATCAGCTGCAGAAATAACGAATGCAGATGCTATTCACCCTGGATATGGATTTTTATCTGAAAATGCTAAATTTTCAAAAATATGTGAAGAACATGGCATAAAATTTATTGGAGCTTCTGCAGAGATGATTGACAGAATGGGTGATAAGGCAAATGCTAAAGAAACCATGAAAGCTGCAGGTGTACCATGTGTGCCAGGAAGTGATGGTGTTATTCAAACCTTTGAAGATTGCGAAAGAATAGCTAAAGAAACAGGTTATCCTGTTATGCTAAAAGCATCTGCTGGTGGTGGAGGTAAAGGAATGCGAGGTGTTTTTAAGCCTGAAAATCTTAAAGAAGCTTGGGATTCGGCAAGACAAGAAAGTAAAGCTGCTTTTGGAAATGACGATATGTACATGGAAAAACTCATTGAAGAACCAAGGCATATAGAAATTCAAATAGTAGGTGATTCTACTGGGAAAGCTTGTCATTTATCTGAAAGAGATTGTTCGATTCAGCGCCGTCATCAAAAATTAACAGAAGAAACCCCTTCACCGTTTATGACGGATAAATTAAGGGATAAAATGGGTAAAGCAGCTGTTAAAGCTTCTGAATACATAAAATACGAAGGTGCAGGTACTATTGAGTTTTTAGTAGATAAGCACCGAAATTTCTATTTTATGGAAATGAATACACGTATTCAAGTTGAACACCCTATTACTGAACAGGTCATTGATTTTGATTTGATTCGTGAACAAATATTAGTAGCTGCAGGTGTGCCAATTTCAGGAAAAAATTACACTCCTAAATTACATTCTATTGAATGTAGAATAAATGCTGAAGATCCTTTTAATGGCTTTAGGCCATCACCAGGAGTTATTACTACATTGCACGCGCCTGGAGGCCATGGTGTACGTTTGGATACACATGTGTATGCTGGGTATACTATTCCGCCAAATTATGACTCTATGATTGCTAAGTTAATTACTACAGCGCAAACAAGAGAAGAGGCTATTAGCAAAATGAAGCGTGCTTTAGATGAGTTTGTTATTGAAGGTGTTAAAACCACTATTCCTTTTCATAGACAATTAATGGACCATCCAGATTATGTGGCGGGTAATTATACGACGAAGTTTATGGAAGACTTTGTTATAGAAAAACAAGTTGAAGAATAAATATTAAAAACTCCAAAAGCAATTTTGGAGTTTTTTTGTAAAGAACTTTTTCTTTATTGATATTATCCATACTTATTTGGGTGTTGCTTTTTCTTCATTTATCTTTAATCTCATATATAATTAAATTCTTTTGAAGCTAATAAAACGCTTTTTCAAACTCATTTTTAAAGGGGTGCTTTGGTTATTTATTGTGTCCATAGCAATTACTTTTATATATAAATGGCTGCCAGTTCCACTAACTCCACTTATGATTATAAGGAGTATTGAACAATATCAAGCCCAAAAAGACATTGTTTGGAAACACCATTGGGTCTCTATTGATAAAATTTCGAAAAATCTACAATTGGCTGTCATATGTAGTGAAGATCAAAATTTTTTAAATCACAACGGATTTGATTTAAAAGCGATTGAAAAAGCCATTGAATTTAATAAACAAGGAAAACAGATTCGTGGGGCGAGTACTATAAGCCAACAAACAGCTAAAAATATTTTTTTATGGCCTCAACGTAGTTGGTTGCGTAAAGGCTTAGAAGTTTATTTCACCTTTTTAATAGAGCTCATGTGGTCTAAAGAGCGAATTATAGAAGTGTATTTAAACAGTATTGAAATGGGGAATGGTATTTACGGTGCGGGAGCAGCATCGCAATATTGGTTTAAAAAATCGGCTAATAAATTAACACAAATGGAATCAGCAGCTATAGCAGCTATTCTACCAAACCCAAGAGTTTATAAAGCAAATCCGGCCTCTAATTATATTCATGGCAGAAAGCATTGGATAGTTCGTCAAATGGGATATTTTGGACCGTTAGATTATATTAAACAAAATGATAAATCCAATAAAAATTAAACAAGACTTGTATTTGCAATGCGAAGTATTTATTGAAAATAGATTACAGACCATTCAAAAAACGATTTATGAAATTCAGGAATCGTTAACATCAGAAACTAAAAGTAGTGCGGGCGATAAGCATGAAACTGGACGCGCTATGCTGCAATTAGAACGTGAAAAAGCAGGTTGCCAGCTTGCTGAAATTCAGAAAATAAAAGAAAATTTTTATAAAATAGATATTTCTAAAACATCTAAAATCATTGGATTAGGCAGTCTTGTTTATACTACCAGTGCTAATTATTTTATTGGAATTAGTGCGGGTCAACTAACGGTAGATTCTACTAAAGTGTATGCTATTTCTAATAATACGCCTATTGGACAATTGTTAATGGGTAAGATCACAGGCGATGAAATTATTTTTCGAGAACAGAAATTTGTTATTAAAAAAGTGCTTTAAATAATAGTTTTTAAAGTTTAAAATAAAAGTTGAAGATTATTAATATCAGAGGTTAACTGTTAATTATTATATAAAATTATATTATGAATTTAAACTTTCAGGAGCGATGGTAGTCTTAAACTTTTTAAATGGTTACAATGATTTACTCTAAGAAAAGAAAAACGATTTTATTAATTTTAATAATTTCTCTTAACATCCTATTTTATTCCTGCATAAATAAAAAAAATGATTCAGGGGTTAGTCAGAGTCGATTAGATGATAATAATAAAATACCAATTTACAATTTTGAATCATTAGAAAGGTTGTTATACACTCAAAATAAGAATATTCACATTATAAATTTTTGGGCTATGTGGTGTGCTCCTTGTGTAAAGGAACTTCCTATAATTCAGGAATATGAAAAAAACAATCCTAATGTAGAAGTTATATTAGTTAGTCTCGATTTTCCTGAAGATATTGAAACTAAACTTATGCCATTTTTAAATGATAAAGGAATAACGTCTAAAGTGGTATTATTAGATGATCCTGATGCTAATAGTTGGATTGATAAAGTGAATCCGAATTGGTCTGGTGCAATTCCATACACTATAATATTTAATAATGAAAAACGTTCGTTTCATGAGCGGGCCTTTAGTAGTCTAATAGATTTAGAAACAGAAATAAATTCAACTTTTAATAATTAATTATAATATGAAAAGTATCAGTATACTAATTAGTAGTTTTGTTTTAATAGCTGGCATATTAACATCTTGTAAAAATAATTCTGAAAAGAAAGAAAGAAAAGATTTACTTGAACAATATCAAGGTAGACCAGAGCGGCCAGAACGGCCTGATGGTAGACCCCCAATGAAAGGCGATAGAAAAGGTCCTCCACTGGGAGGAAATCATAGCCCAGTGCAATCAAAAACTTTAGAAGAAATTGGAGGCTATAAAATTGGCGATGTAGCTACAGACTTTGAACTTAAAAATATTGATGGTAATCTTTTTTCCTTATCAGATTTTACTGAAGCAAAAGGTTATATTGTAGTTTTTACATGTAATGGATGTCCTTTTTCTAAAATGTATGAAGATCGTTTAATAGCACTTCATAACAAATATGCTCCCAAAGGTTATCCTGTAATTGCCATCAATCCTAATATTAGTCAAGATAACCCCATAGAAAGTTTTGAGGCCATGCAAACGCGTGCTGAAGATAAATTTTTCCCTTTTGTTTACTTA is a window from the Pseudalgibacter alginicilyticus genome containing:
- the mtgA gene encoding monofunctional biosynthetic peptidoglycan transglycosylase, giving the protein MKRFFKLIFKGVLWLFIVSIAITFIYKWLPVPLTPLMIIRSIEQYQAQKDIVWKHHWVSIDKISKNLQLAVICSEDQNFLNHNGFDLKAIEKAIEFNKQGKQIRGASTISQQTAKNIFLWPQRSWLRKGLEVYFTFLIELMWSKERIIEVYLNSIEMGNGIYGAGAASQYWFKKSANKLTQMESAAIAAILPNPRVYKANPASNYIHGRKHWIVRQMGYFGPLDYIKQNDKSNKN
- a CDS encoding TlpA family protein disulfide reductase; translation: MIYSKKRKTILLILIISLNILFYSCINKKNDSGVSQSRLDDNNKIPIYNFESLERLLYTQNKNIHIINFWAMWCAPCVKELPIIQEYEKNNPNVEVILVSLDFPEDIETKLMPFLNDKGITSKVVLLDDPDANSWIDKVNPNWSGAIPYTIIFNNEKRSFHERAFSSLIDLETEINSTFNN
- a CDS encoding thioredoxin family protein, yielding MKSISILISSFVLIAGILTSCKNNSEKKERKDLLEQYQGRPERPERPDGRPPMKGDRKGPPLGGNHSPVQSKTLEEIGGYKIGDVATDFELKNIDGNLFSLSDFTEAKGYIVVFTCNGCPFSKMYEDRLIALHNKYAPKGYPVIAINPNISQDNPIESFEAMQTRAEDKFFPFVYLADEGQKISPQYGAVRTPHVFLLDNQRKVQYIGTIDDNARSSESVKTKYVENAIDALENDLKPEPNFTKAIGCPIKIN